The DNA region tattttatttctcgaGCAGTACACTACTAACACTTTCTATTACTCAAAAAGTGTTACTGTTGTAGTCGGACTTGATTTCAAACAACCTTGATTTGTATTCCTTCTTGTTTAAATATGGTAATGTACCTGGAAAAGcattaagtttttaaaaaatagttttaaaatttttttatcattttattggtgtattaataataattttttgaaggagTACAGCATGctgtttcatcaattttttctccTTAGCCCATGTTTACAAGAAAAGACAATAGTAAAGCCTTTCAGTGGAGAATAAGAAATCTTCCGTATCCATTGGAAGTATACAGTGTGACAGTTGATGATGACAAACACTCCATGATAATAAGGACAAGCAACAAAAAGTACAGTTTGTatgacatttcaattttcatttgtaacaGAAACACTCATCAGCACAAGCTGAGCTTGCAAGCCAGGGCTTAGAAGGTTATGGAAACTGGGTTAAGCTTTGGCTGAATTAATTTTGGTGCTTAGGttagtttttttactttttcagatACTATAAAAGGTTTCAAATTCCTGACATGGAGAGAGCAAAAGTGGACTTAGAGCAGAGTGCAATATCTATAGCCCATGCCAATAACACACTCATAATCACAGTGAGTTGAACATTTCCTTTCATTGATCAGTTCATCTTGAGTAAAccacaaatttttcaaagttttagcTCTTGTTGAGATGTTTTTGGGAAATAATGGTTATCAGTGACATGTTTTCAAGGTGATTCCTATCTTGAGGGGATGCGTATGGGACTCTCCTCACTGTTAACCCAGTAAAGGGTGTCTGTGTTAGTCACCAGTAGAGAGTTTCTCACTAACAGTGGCCAACATACTCtctacagaggccaatttacattatcaactcagttgataaaattaaattatcatctAATTCACTCAGCGAAagagcaccacagttttttaaccctttaactcccatgagtgaccaagacagaatttatccttacaatatcaatacaatatcaagcagacaagtgatgagaaaaagaaaagtatcaataaggggattacgaaaaatcaagaaacttcCCCCATTTCTGCCAAGTTAATGTTCTGTCAATGGCATACCAGTAGTTTTAGTTGAACCTCAAATTGAACAGAGTTGATAATAAGCAACCTAACTTATGTTGTCATTTTGAGTAACGCTTCATCTACGGAATAAACGTTTTGAAATAAGACAGTGAATCTGAAAGCCAAAATGTTATTGAGCCATCTCTGTAAAGCGGTTTGAATGCTTTATTAAAGAGTGTGATGTCTGTGGAATATGAACCTCAGTGTAATTTTTGTGTTCACAGTACAAAAAGCCCCCTTTGATTCTTGAACAAGAAAAGCTTATCCGACAGGAACTAGTCAAAATGAAATCAAGTCGCGACGGAGATGTGGAGTGCACACCAAGCTGACAAAAAGGTCTATATCTGGTTATTGTGTTGTAACTTGCTCTCTTCAATGTAAGAAGAAATCTAAAGGAGCAGCTGGGTGACATCATCAGAGTCGAATCAAGAGTTACAAAACAATGAATTGCGAAAGTTTATGTAGATTCTTTTAACATAATCTGCTCTGTTTGATAGTTAACCTGTAAAGTTGGTGAATGGAAATTTATTGCGTAACAAAAATTTGAGTGCCTGTTCTGCTTTAGACGGATGTCTTAAAGACCCTGCCTGGATTATAGTAGATTCAGAAATACCGTTTATTTACTGAGTGTAAGGTTTAAGACTGTCCTGATGGCTTGACTGGATTGAATTGCGAAAGATTGCCCGTGCTTTTCTGGAGCTTTGATCAACTTTAAAGGACTTGGCTTTCCTGTAAATAGATAATTTGGTTaaatcaactgatttgataaagTAATTTGGCTACCGTCaataaagagtttttaaagctgacgttgcaagcgttagcccttcatcaggcTGAGATCcaggggctaacgctcgaaacgtcagtcagcttcagaaactctttacggtggccaatttacattatcagctcagttcataaaaccaaattatctggTTATACTTTCCCCCCTTACCACACTTTCcatagaaacttacccccctccTTTCCTGTAACTGTTGCGCAATTAAGCAGTGACCTGCTGCAGAGATATGTTGAttataaaacattaaaatgaaagtGATAAGGTGCCTCATACTGATTGAACCAGTGTTACCCGCATTTAAGACAATAGCAGTGAACTTTCTTCAGTGATATTTCCCATggaatttctttatttatccACGCTACTTGATTTTCAGTGTTTAACATCGGTTTAGCGGTGAGGAGTTGTACAATGATACCTGGCTCTGTTGTCCCTCGCCTCGGTTTCAtgtaaaacggcaaaaaattTAGGAGTTAAGGATGAAAACTGGCAAATTTTAACCATCGGTCGTAAAGAGATTTAACCGTTAAAATGTTGCCTATTTGATGTGtcattttggaatttttctcttgtgGGCAATGCGAGAAACAGGAAACACTCTATATCCTCTCAACAGCAGTTTGATCTGGAATAACCCTTGTTTCTTAGCTCTAATGGTTAAAGGGAGAGCGCAAATGTATTTTAGAACAATGAAAATGAGTTTTCTCGAGAGATTATACCAACCTAAATGTTAAAGTGATATATTGATCATTGTTCAAATCAAATCGTGGCCTAATGAATGGAAACATTACCAACAATTCGGTATCTTTATGCTTGCGTCTTACGGCTCTCTTCACATCACAGAACAGATTATTTCATGTAAGAGCCGCAAAACTGCTCCAAAAATTAAATGTTAGAcgtaaaaactgacaaattatAACAGTTTTAGTCGAAGAAAAAGTTTAACGTAAAATGTTTTCCTATCTACGTTTgagtcattttgaaaatgttaaaatctTAGACTGTTATGTATCTTGTCTTGCAGCTAATGcgggaaaacagaaaattactcTACATCCACCTAACAGCACCTCAATCTGGAAAAACCCTGCCTGTTTCTTGACTCTAATGCAAAAAGCGAGCGCGTAGATGTGTtttagaaaactgaaaattaaacattaacttttcaaaatgattgtaattaattttcaacATTTCTGTAAACCGTCACAGAAGGAAATTAACTGTTAGGCGTAAAATGGTCAGAATTTTAACCGTTGGCTgaaaaagccatcaccccattgagaccctttAATGAAAATTCAAACAATGCCACTAATCCAAGTCATATTTCTCATGGGATTTTTCGAATTAAAAGACCGCATCCAAAACTGTCATCTGTGTATCAGTTTCAAACCGAGATCAACGGCGTTCCTTATCTTATTCCCACGACTGCTTGTACTAACAGCTGAATTTATTTAACGTTCAGTTATTAACTCCTGCTCTAACAGGTGTCGCATTATTCTTAAACAAAACCATTCAAAATTCTCATGATAAAATTTCTCAAGGACCTTACGATTTACTTAATCTCACGAATGGTGTCTCCCGCGTGTGTGGGTTGAATAGTTATGACAGAGTTGTAAGCGCCACTGTTTTAGTTTCATTGACTTTGAGGTTGATCGAtgcaaattttctttatcttgttacTTATATTAATATGTTGAACTTATTTTAGAGGCAAGGCTTATCTATTTCCATAATGGTTTAGACATAAAGGTGGGGACATTACCTCTATTTTTAGCAATAGTAGCAATATCGGAAAATAGGTCACCCACACTTAATCGATTCTAACCCTTTTCCCAAGTTTCCTTTGGTTATCGGCAAGGACGTTCGTTACTAAAACTGAagggaacaaaatttaatttactcagctttagcagctgagtttattGAACACACGTTGCCTATGTACCGGCAGGTAACGTTTATTTTATTTAGAACAACAACCATagtaattcattttaatcaaaactttTATCTTCTCAAGGGCCACCGAATAATTAATATCAACATGTCTTCTCACGTACACATCATTCAAATATCTTTGTTAAAGGTCAACTGAAGTTGAGATAGAAGGTTAAACTTTGGTTGAAAATCACAAATTGATCctgttgaaaatttcagaaacgttaaagaaaaaaacggaGGACGCGTCGTTCTGGGAAACTATTTTCAACATTTACGGAtgggaaattattttcatctcaaaATCCCGAAACGCGTGCCGGAAATGACTCAGTTCGACTTACAATTATGTCAGCAAGTATTTTATAAAGTTGAGCGGATTCGTCATTGGCGACGGCAGACGGGCGAAAAGTGGATCAAATTTTATCAATTACAGTATAATCCTTAAATGAGGGAACAACCTGTGT from Pocillopora verrucosa isolate sample1 chromosome 1, ASM3666991v2, whole genome shotgun sequence includes:
- the LOC131789309 gene encoding protein DPCD gives rise to the protein MAAAARGKFVWLETLRSARKTSLVQDGRQKVHYTFPDGTEMVEEYEVSSGELLVRKWKKKSTLGREGKWDYEIGEDLRPVNLDMENISESRGNPMFTRKDNSKAFQWRIRNLPYPLEVYSVTVDDDKHSMIIRTSNKKYYKRFQIPDMERAKVDLEQSAISIAHANNTLIITYKKPPLILEQEKLIRQELVKMKSSRDGDVECTPS